The Halomonas denitrificans DNA window CAGCAACGGTTCACCTACGTCGAAGCACCGTCCGGTGGCAACACCTTCGCCCTCGGCTATCCGCCGCCGATCCCCGAGGCGACGGCGCTGCCCTTCGACGGCTTCCGGACCTGGCAGGCGCTGCACGCGCGTCACCAGGACCTGATGATGATGAACGACTTCATCGACGGCGAGATCGTCGGGCAGACACGGCTCGGCCGCGACATCTGGGCCTACGCGCTGACTTCACCGGACCCGGCCATGCCCGACGGGCGGCCGAAGTCGTCGGTGCTCATCAACGGCGGCATCCATGCCCGCGAGTGGGGCACGCCCGAACTGACCACCGGCCTGATCGAGGGCTACGCGGACAACGCGGGCGACGGCTGGCTGTACGACTACCTGCTCGATCACGTTCGCTTTGTCGTGCTGCCGGTGAACAACATCGACGGCTTCCTGCAGACCCAGCGGTATCCGACCGAGGTGCTGGTCGGCCAGGACCCGCGCTTTCCCGACGACTGGCCGCGCGACGGCCGCATGCGACGCAAGAACCTGCGCGACGCCGACGAGAACCTCGACACCTTCGGGGATCACCTCAACGGCGTCGACCTGAACCGCAACAATCCGCCCTTCTTCGACCCGGGCGGCTGGACCGATGTCGAAACCGACCTGACCTGGCACGGACCGTTCGCCCACAGCGAACCGGAAACCCAGGCACTGGTGGCCGCCGGCGTCTACGCCGACGGCGATCGCCTGCGCTGGTACCAGGACACGCACTCGTTCACCCAGCTGTTCTTCTCGAAACGCACGTCGAACACCCGGCGCAACGCCATCCAGGCCCGGCTCCTGTCGACCTTTTCCCGCTTTCACGATGCGCTGTCGCTGGAACGTCACGGTACGGGCCGCCTCTACATCGACCAGCCCGACCCGATCGACACCGGGATCGGCGTTACGCCCGAATACTTCGCCTACACCTACGACATCCCGGCGTGGACGCTGGAGATCGAGCCGGACAACGGCGGCGAGGACTACGGCGGCTTCGGCGCCAACCACGACGGGTTCATCCTTCCCGAATCCGAGGTCGCACGCCTGCGCGACGACATGGCGATCACCCACGCGGTCCTGGCGTACCAGATGGCCGGCCCGCCGTCGATCCGATCGGTCGAGATCCGCACCACCGACGGCTTCCCGGCGCTGACGGCAAACTGGGTTCCCGCCGCCGACGGCAGTCGTACGCTCGACGCGCGCATCTGGGAACCGCTGCTGGTCGGCCTGCAGTATCGACTCCGCGTGACCTTCGACAAGCCGATGCGCTGGCTGGATATCGACGGCGACGGGTCCGTCCGCGAAACGCCGGGCCAGTCGCTCGCCCTGAATCCGCTGATCTGGTTCGGCACGCCGACCGCGTCCGAGTTCGCGATCGACACGGACGCCGGTCGCTGGTTGATCGCGGAGGCGGACCGCTATGCCACCGATACCTTCGAAGTGACCTTCGAACTTCCGCCGACGATGGACCCGGAGGACGCGGAACTGGGCTTGCACGGCCTGGTGATCAGCGCCAGCGACATGACCGGCCAGCTTCTCGACACGGATCCGTCCACTGCGGCGGACTGGGACAACGGAGCCTGGACCGGCTACGAGAACAGCCAGGGCGTTGCCGGCGATTTCGGCGGCTCCGATTCGAACCTGCAGGTCCTCACCGTGACTCGCGATGCGGCCCGGATCTGGCTGCGTCGGAGAGGCTGACCGGTAGGCCCGGGCGGTCCGGTCGAGGTCGTCGCCCTACCGGTCGAGTCGGACCATCCGATCGGGTACGGGCCTCGTGAGACGGGTTCGTGAATTCCGATCAGCCGCTGAGCGGCAGATCCTCGAACGAACCGCTCACCGTCAGCGGCAGGCCGGGTAATGGGACGGGCTGTCCGGTCGTGCCGTCGCTGCAGCGCTCGAACACCACCTCGAAGCGACCGCTGATTCGGCCGTCCTCGAGTCGAGTGCGTTCGAACACGCCTTCGACGGGGTCGCCCGGCTTGCAGATCACCGATCGAGCCGGGCCGTCGAACCGGACGACACGACTGTAGGTGGTGTTGTTGAAACCCAGCGTTACGGTCGAGGCCGCGCCGGCGTCCGGCAGCCCGCGGCCGTCGACGCTGATCCGCACGCCCTCGGCGCGCAGATCGACCATCGAAGCGTAGGCCCAGCCGATCCTCGCGCCCGTCGATTCACTGTCGAACCCCCCGCCCAGCGAGTCCGCCACGGAGAATCGCCGCTGAGGTCCGAAGGCCGCTACCGATCGCGGATCCTGCGTCGAATCCGGCCCGGACAGGTGCTCGACTCCGTCGCTGTCCGGCGCCTCGGCGCTGCAGCCTGCGATCGCCAGCATCGCGGCGGCCAGTCGTAGCGAGGCCGTCATGCCCGGCTCCCTTCGCGAATGGGCGTATCCCTCGATACGCGATCCGCGCCACCTCTGCGCCAGCACCGGCCGTGGGTCGGCCTACATGTTGCGGCGGTACTCCCCTCCGACCTCGTACAGCGCGTGGCTGATCTGGCCCAGCGAGCAGCGCTTGACCGCCTCGATCAGCGCCTCGAAGGTGTTGCCGCGCGCCCGGGCCACGTCCCTGAGCCGAGCCAGGCGCTCGCTCGCCGCGGCCTCGTTGCGCCGCTGGAACGCCCGGACGTTGACGACCTGCTGGTCCTTTTCTTCCGTGCTCGACCGCATCAGCTCGATCTCGCCGCCTTCCTGCGCCGACCCCTCGGGCGGACGGAAGGTGTTGACGCCGACCAGCGGCAGGGAACCGTCGTGCTTCTTGTGCTCGTAGTACAGCGACTCTTCCTGGATCTTGCCGCGCTGGTACATCGTGTCCATCGCGCCGAGCACGCCGCCGCGTTCGGAAATGCGATCGAATTCGGCGTAGACCGCATCCTCGACCAGATCCGTGAGCTGATCGATGACGAAGCTGCCCTGGAAGGGGTTCTCGTTGTAGTTCAACCCCAGTTCCTTGTTGATGATCATCTGGATCGCCACCGCGCGCCGGACCGATTCTTCCGTCGGCGTCGTGATCGCCTCGTCGTAGGCGTTCGTATGCAGGCTGTTGCAGTTGTCGAAGATCGCGTACAGGGCCTGGAGCGTCGTGCGGATGTCGTTGAACTGGATCTCCTGGGCGTGCAGCGAGCGGCCCGAGGTCTGGATGTGGTACTTCATCATCTGCGATCGCTTGTTGGCACCGTAACGCTCGCGCATCGCCCGCGCCCAGATCCTGCGCGCGACCCGGCCGATCACCGAGTACTCCGGGTCCATGCCGTTGGAGAAGAAGAACGACAGGTTCGGGGCGAAGGCGTCGATGTCCATGCCCCGGGCCAGGTAGTACTCGACGATGGTGAAGCCGTTGGACAGGGTGAAGGCCAGCTGGGAGATCGGATTCGCCCCGGCCTCGGCGATGTGATAGCCGGAAATCGACACGGAGTAGAAGTTGCGCACGCCGTGGTCGATGAAGTACTGCTGGATATCGCCCATCATGTGCAGGGCGAACTCGGTCGAGAAGATGCAGGTGTTCTGCGCCTGGTCTTCCTTCAGGATGTCGGCCTGGACGGTACCGCGGACCACCTTGAGCGTGTCGGCCTTGATCTTCGCGTAGGTGTCGGCATCGAGGAGCTGGTCGCCGGTCACCCCGAGCAGGCCGAGGCCCAGCCCGTCGTTGGTCTTCGGAAGATCGCCCGCATACTCGGGCAGATCGTCGCCCAGCAGTTCGGCGCGCTTCTTCTGCGCCGCTTCCCACTGGCCCGATTCCTTCAGGTGCTTTTCGACCTGCTGGTCGATCGCGGTGTTCATGAACATGGCCAGGATCATCGGTGCCGGACCGTTGATGGTCATCGACACGGAGGTCGCGGGGTCGCTCAGGTCGAAGCCCGAATAGAGCTTCTTCATGTCGTCCAGCGTCGCGATGGAGACGCCCGAATTGCCCACCTTGCCGTAGATGTCCGGCCGCTCGGCCGGGTCTTCGCCGTACAGCGTCACCGAATCGAACGCGGTCGACAGCCGGCGCGCCGGCTGACCCTCGGACAGGTAGTGGAAGCGGCGGTTGGTGCGCTCCGGCGTGCCCTCGCCGGCGAACATCCGGATCGGGTCCTCGTTGGTCCGTCGGTAGGGGTAGACGCCCCCGGTGTAGGGATAGTGCCCCGGCAGGTTCTCCTTGTGCAGGAACACCAGCAGATCGCCCCAGTCCGATGTCTGCGGTGCGGCGATCTTCGGAATCCGCAGCTTCGACAACGACTCACGGTAGTTCGAGCCCGAGATCTCGCGGCCGCGGACCTCGTAGCTGTACTCGTCGGCCTCGACCGACGCCTTCAACGCCGGCCAGTCGCGCAGGCGATCGCGGGCCTCCTCGGGGATCGCCTTCAGGGCCTCGTTGTAGCGCTCGGCCAGCAGCTTGCGGTCGCCGGTCGACGGCAGCGCGTCGAACGTGCGTAACGGGTCCGGCAGATCGTCGGTTTCCAGTTCGCGCATCACCTCGTAGTAGTGCTGGGCGCGACGTGCTTCTTCGGCCCAGCGCGCGATGGACGCGTTCAGCCCGCGGCCCTGTTCGGCGATCTCGGCGAGGTAGCGTACGCGTTGGCCCGGGATCAGGACCGAGCCCTTCGGCTCGGCCGCCTCGGCCTCGGAGCCCGGCTCGAAGTCGCAGCGCGGGCCGCGCCGGCCGAGATCGCGGATCAGGCGGCACAGATTGGCGAACATCCAGGTCACACCCGGGTCGTTGAACTGGCTGGCGATCGTGGGATACACCGGAACCTGATCGTCGGCGAGGTCGAACTTCAGACGATTGCGCTTCCACTGCTTGCGAACGTCCCGCAGCGCGTCCTGGCTGCCCTGCCGGTCGTACTTGTTCAGCACCACGAGCTCGGCGAAGTCCAGCATGTCGATCTTCTCGAGCTGGCTGGCCGCGCCGTATTCGGACGTCATCACGTAGACCGGCAGGTCGACGAGATCGACGACTTCGGAATCGGACTGGCCGATCCCGGCCGTTTCGAGCAGGACCAGGTCGAAATCGCAGCGGCGAAGGAATTCCAGGCTGTCGCGAACGACCTCGGAGGTGGCCAGGTGCGCCCGGCGCGTCGCCATCGAGCGCATGAACACACGGTCCGAGCGAAGCGTGTTCATGCGGATCCGGTCGCCGAGCAGCGCACCGCCCGTACGCCGGCGGGTCGGATCGACCGCGAGCACCGCGATCTTCATCTCGGGAAAGTGCTGCAGGAAGCGGTTGATCAGTTCGTCGGTGACCGACGACTTGCCGGCGCCCCCGGTGCCCGTCAATCCGATCACCGGAATCGCGCCATCGGCCGGCTTGGCGAGCTGCGCCTGCTGGTGTTCGGACAGGGTTCCGGTCTCGATCGCCGACAGGGTCGCGGCGACCGCCCCGGCATCCAGCGGATCGTCGCTGCCCGGCAGGCGCGGCGCAGGGCGCTGGCGCGATCGGCGGGCCTTCTCGGTCCGCTCGACCAGGTCGCCGATCATGTCGGCCAGGCCCATCTTCATGCCGTCGTCCGGGTGGTAGATCCGGTTGACGCCGGCCGCCTCCAACTCGCGGATTTCGCCCGGGGTGATCGTCCCGCCCCCGCCGCCGAACACCTGGATATGCGAGGCACCCTGCTCTTCGAGCATGTCGACCATGTACTTGAAGAACTCGTTGTGGCCGCCCTGGTAGGAGCTGATCGCAATGCCGTCGGCGTCCTCGCAGATCGCCGCCCGGACGATCTCGGCGACCGAGCGATTGTGGCCCAGGTGCACGACTTCGCACCCCTCGGCCTGGATCAGGCGTCTCATCAGGTTGATCGCGGCATCGTGGCCGTCGAACAGGCTGGCCGCGGTCACGAAGCGCAGCGGCGTGTCGGAGCCCGGTGCGGACTGGTCGGAAAGGGATTCGGCGGTCTGGTTCATTCGGGGACCTCGGTAACGGACGGTCAATCCCCTATTTTAGCGCGCCCGGGGTCGACGCCGCGCCGGACGCCGGCTCCCCGACGGGACCGCGCGACGAAGCCCGCCGGCAGGCGTCAGTCTTCCGGGTTGAACAGGCGGCGGGGCCGCAGGCGTCCGTCCTCGTCGATACGCCCGAGGCCGACGAACACCTCGCCATGACGGATGCGTACCGGATCGGCGGGCTCGACGCCCAGCGCGACCGACTGGCCGTGGCGGATCGCGCGCTCGCCCTCTGCGTCGATGCGGACCTGCGGAAGGTCGCTCAAGGCGGTCTCCGGCGCCCGCAACAGCGCTCGCCGTTCCGCCTCGGAATCCAGGGCCTCGAGCTGCTCCATCGTGACCGCGTCACGCAGATCGAAGGGCCCGGAACGCTCGCGGCGCAGCGCCGTCAGGTGAGCGCCGCAGCCCAGGCGATCGCCCAGGTCCATCGCCAGCGAACGGATGTAGGTCCCCTTGCTGCAGTGCACGCGGAGGGCCAGGCGGTCGCCTTCGAGATCGAGCAGGTCGAGGCGGGAGATCGTGACCCGGCGCGGCGGACGATCGACTTCGATGCCCGCCCGCGCGAGCTCATGAAGGCGCTTGCCCTTGTGCTTCAGCGCCGAATACATCGGCGGCACCTGGTCGATCGGGCCGCGGAACGCGTCCAGCGCCTGCTCGACGCGCCCCCGGTCGAGGGCCGGAACGTCCTGGCGGGCCACCACCTCACCATCGGCATCGCCCGAGTCCGTGGCGATCCCGAGGCGGGCCTCGGCCAGGTAGCCCTTGTCGGCGTCGAGCAGAAAGGCGGAGACCTTAGTCGCCTCGCCGAAGCACAGCGGCAGGAGGCCCGTGGCCATCGGGTCCAGCGCGCCCGTGTGGCCGGCCTTGCGCAGGCCCAGCAGGTACTTTGCCCGGCCCAGCGCCTGGTTGGATGTCAGCCCGGGCGGCTTGTCGAGGAGCAGGATTCCGGAACGGGGCATGGCAGGACAAACGGCGTGCGAGCCGCCCGACAGGCGGCTCGCGGGTTCAGTCGTCGCGCGGCTTGCGCGCAGCGGCCAGCAGCTGTTCGATGCGCTGGCCGGACTCGGTCGAGGTGTCGTGAACGAAGCGCAGCGCCGGCACGATGCGCAGTCGGACGCGACCGGCAAGTTCGTGGCGGATCTGCGGTGCGGCCTCGGCCAGCACCGAAATCGCATCGGCCGCCTTGTCGATCTCGAGGACCGACACGAACACCCGGGCATGGGCCAGGTCGCGCGAGACCTCGACATCGGTCACGCTGGTCAGCGACGGAAGGTCGTGCTCGAACTCCCGACGGATAATGTCGGCCAGCTCACGCCGCAACAGCCCCGCTACGCGATCGGCGCGACCGCTCATCTCAATCGTCCAGCGTGCGCGCGACTTCGTAGCGCTCGTAGCACTCGATCTGGTCGCCCGGCTTGACGTCGTTGTACTGCTTCACGCCGATGCCGCATTCGGTCCCGGCCTGCACTTCCTTGACGTCGTCCTTGAAGCGGCGCAGGGACTCGAGCTCGCCCTGGAAGACCACGACATTGTCGCGGAGCACGCGGATCGGGTTGGTCCGCTTCACCGTGCCCTCGACCACGAGGCAGCCGGCGATCGCACCCAGCTTGGAAGAACGGAACACGTCCTTGACCTCGGCCAGGCCGATGATCTCTTCCTTCGTCTCCGTGCCCAGGAGACCCGAAATGGCCTTCTTCACATCGTCGATCGCCTCGTAGATGATCGAGTAGTAGTTCAGGTCGAGGCCGGCTTCGCTGATGACCTTGCGCGCCGAGGCATCGGCTCGAACGTTGAAGCCGATGATGATCGCGTTCGAGGCCTGGGCCAGCGATGCGTCCGATTCGGTGATGCCGCCGACGCCGGACGAGACCACGTTGACCTTGACCTCGTCGTTGGACAGCTTGGTCAGGGCATCGCGCAGCGCTTCCGCCGAACCCTGCACATCGGCCTTGATGACCAGGTTGACGGCCTGCTGGTCGCCGACCGCACCTTCGCCCATCTGGTCGAACAGGTTCTGCAGCTTGGCGGCCTGGCGCTCGGCCAGCCGGCCTTCGCGGGCCGAGGACTTGCGCTGGTCGGCCGCTTCGCGCGCCTTGCGCTCGTCGGCGACCACCAGCACTTCGTCGCCGGCATTGGGCACTCCGGAAAGGCCGAGAATTTCCGCCGGAATGGACGGGCCGGCTTCCTCGATCGGATCGCCCGCCTCGTTGAACATGGCGCGAACGCGGCCGAACTCCTCGCCGGCCAGCACCATGTCGCCCTTCTTCAGCGTTCCGTCCTGGACCAGCACGGTCGCGACGGGACCGCGGCCCTTGTCCAGGGAACTCTCGACGACCACGCCGCGGCAGCGGCGATCGCGCACGGCCTTGAGTTCGAGCACCTCGGCCTGGAGCAGGATCGCTTCGAGCAACGCATCGACGCCCTCGCCGGTGATCGCCGAGACCGGAACGAAGATTTCCTCGCCGCCGTAGTCCTCGGGCACCACTTCCTCGGCCGACAGTTCGTTCTTGACCCGGTTCAGGTCGGCTTCCGGCTTGTCGATCTTGTTGACCGCCACGATCAGCGGCACGCCGGCAGCCCGGGCATGCTGGATCGCTTCCTTGGTCTGCGGCATCACACCGTCGTCGGCGGCAACCACCAGGATGACGATGTCAGTGGCCTGTGCGCCGCGAGCGCGCATCGAAGTGAACGCGGCGTGGCCCGGCGTGTCGAGGAAGGTCACCACGCCGTTGTCCGTGGTGACGTGATAGGCCCCGATATGCTGGGTGATGCCGCCGCTCTCGCCGTCAGCGACCTTGGCGCGGCGGATGTAGTCGAGCAGCGAGGTCTTGCCGTGGTCGACGTGACCCATCACGGTGACCACCGGCGGACGCGTGGTTTCTTCGCCGCCCTCGTCGTCGACTGCCAGTTCGCTCTCGATGTCCTGTTCCTGCGCCGGGCTCGCCTCGTGGCCCATTTCCTCGGCCACCAGGATCGCGGTTTCCTGATCGAGCGCCTGGTTGATGGTGACCATCGACCCCATGTTCATCAGCGCCTTGATCAGGTCGCCGGCCTTGACGGCCATCAGCTTGGCCAGCTCACCGACGGTGATCGATTCGGGAATCTCGAGCTCGCGCTTGACCGGCTGGGTCGGCATCTGGAAGCCGTGCTCGCCGCCGACGCTGGTCGACTTTCCGCGACGCTTCGGCTTCCGTCGCTTGCTCTTCGCTGCGACGTGCAGTTCCTCGCGTCCGTAGCGCGTCTTCGGTCCTTTCGCGCCCTTGCGCTTGGCCTCCTTCTCTTCCTCGCGCTTGCGGCGCGCTTCGCGCTCGCTTTCCAGCCGCGCGGCCTCGGCCTCGGCGCGGGCCCGGGCCTCGGCCTGTTCGCGAGCCTGCTGTTCGGCCTCGCGCATCTTCTCTTCCTCGGCCTGGCGCCGCTCCTTCTCGGCCTGCTCGACTTCGCGCGCCTCTTCCTCGGCCTTGGCCTTTTCCTCGGCCTCGGCACGGCGCTTCTCCTCGAGTTCGCGTTCGGCACGCTCCGCTTCCTCGCGCTGCCGGCGCGATTCCTCGAGGGCCTTCAACGCTTCCTCGCGCTCGGCGTCGGTCTGCTCGGCCTCGGCGATCGATCCACGCTTGACGTAGGTGCGCTTCTTGCGCACTTCGACGTTCACCGTGCGCGACGGCGCCGCACCGCGGGTCCGCGTACGTCCCGCCCCACCGGCCGGAACCTTCAGTTCACTGACCGTCTTGCGGCGCAGCGTGACCTTTTTCGGCGAATCGCCATCGTCGCGGGTTTCGGTCTTGCCGTGCGACGTTCGAAGGTAGGCCAGCAACTTCTTCTTGTCGTCGTTGGTCACGGGCGCGTCGGCAGCCTCGACCTCGATACCGGCCTCCTTGAACTGGGCCAGCAGTCGGTCCGGCGTGACACCGAGCACCTCTGCCAATTGCGAAACGGTGACCTGCGACATTAAGACTCCTTGCTACTTCGATGGGTTCGTGGACTGCGTGCGTGCGGCTCGGATCAGCCTTCTTCGGCAAACCAGTGAGCGCGCGCTTCCATGATCAGTTCTGCGGCCGTTTCGGCGTCCAGGTCCTTGACGTCCTCGAGCTCGTCGACGGCGCATTCGGCCAGGTCGTCGCGGGTGCGGATGCCCTGCTCGGCCAGGCGGAAAGCGATCGTCTCGGTCATGCCCTTCAGCGCCAGCAGGTCTTCGGCCGGACGGTTCTCCTCCAGCTGCTCCTCCGAGGCGATCATCTGGGTCAGCAGCGCGTCGCGGGCGCGGCGACGGAGCTCGGCCACGATGTCCTCGTCGAATTCCTCGATCGCCATCAGCTCCGATTCCGGCACGTAGGCGACCTCCTCCACATTGGAGAAGCCTTCCTGGACGAGAATGCCGGCCAGCTCTTCGTCGACGTCGAGCTTGTCGACGAACATCTGCAGCACCGAGCGCGACTCTTCCTCGCTCTTGGCCTCCGCGTCCTCGATGGTCATGACGTTGAGCTCCCAGCCGGACAGTTCGGACGCCAGGCGGACGTTCTGGCCGCCGCGACCGATCGCCTGCGAGAGATTGTCTTCCTCGACGGCCACGTCCATGCTCTTGGCGTCCTCGTCGACGACGATCGAGGCGACTTCCGCCGGCGCCATCGCGTTGATGACGAACTGGGCCGCGTTCTCGTCCCAGAGGATGATGTCGATCCGTTCTCCGCCGAGCTCGTTGGACACCGCCTGGACGCGCGAGCCGCGCATGCCGACGCAGGCGCCGATCGGGTCGGTCCGCGAATCCAGCGCGTGGACCGCGATCTTGGCGCGGCGGCCGGGGTCGCGGGCCGCGCCCTTGAGCTCGAGCAGGTTCTGTCCGATCTCCGGCACTTCGATCTTGAACAGTTCGATCAGGAGTTCCGGCATGGTCCGGCTGACGAACAGCTGCGGACCGCGCTGCTCGGCGCGGACCTCGTAGAGGTATCCGCGCAGGCGATCGTTGATTCGCACGTTCTCGCCCGGGATCGTGTGACGCGACGGCACGAACGCCTCGGCGTTGTCGCCGAGGTCGAGGTAGATTCCGCCGCGCTCGAGGCGCTTGACCACGCCGCTGACCAGTTCACCGACCCGTCCTTCGTAGGCTTCGACGACCTGGGCGCGCTCGGCCTGGCGAACCTTCTGCACGATCACCTGCTTGGCGGCCTGGGCGGCGATCCGGCCGAACTCGGGCGCTTCCATCGGTTCCTCGATGAAGTCTCCGACTTCGAGTCCGTCATCCAGCTTCTTCGCCTCCGTGAGGCGGATCTGCCGGTCTTCCGATTCCAGCTCGGCCTCTTCCTCGTCGTCGGAAATCACTTCCCAGCGACGGAACGCTTCGTAATCACCGGTTTCGCGATCGATCGCGACACGGGTGTCGATGTCGTCGGGGTGACGACGGCGGGCGGCCGAAGCCAGCGCGGCTTCGATCGCATCGAAGATGATGTCCTGCGACAGGCCCTTCTCGTTCGAGACCGCTTCGGCGACCTGCAGGATTTCCTTGCCCTTCTTCATTCGATTGCTTCCGAGTCGTTACCTTGAATGGACGCGCGGCGTTCAGTCCGCCGCACCCGGGGTTCGTTCGCCGGCCATCAGTGCATCCCAGTCCGGCTTCAGGTTGGCCCGCCGGATCGCATCCAGCGGCACTTCATGAATCTGTCCGTCGACGTCGATCTCGACGCGATCGGCATCGGCACCCTTCAGCGTGCCGACCAGTTTTCTGCGGCCGCCGATCGGCGCGAACAACTGCAACACCGCCTGCTCGCCGGCAAAGGCCGCGAACTGCTCCGGCTCGAACAGCGGACGCTCCACGCCCGGCGACGAGACTTCCAGGCTGTACTGGCCCGACACCGGATCCTCGACATCGAGCAGCGCGGACACCTCCCGACTGACCTCGGCGCAGTGATCGACGGTGACGCCATCCGGCTCGCGGTCGATGTAGATGCGGATCAACCGGTTCTTCGGGTTGGACAGGTACTCCAGGCCGACGAACTCGAAGCCCAGCGATTCGATCGCCGGCTTCAACAGTGCCTTCAGTTCGTCCTGGACCGCCATCGACCGTCCTCCTCGAGTTTCGTGCAGCGCGTTTTCCGCAGTCGCTCCGGTGCCCGACGCAGTCCGGCTGCATGCACTGCGTCGTTCGATGCCCGGCCCGCCGTGCGTTGCCGGGGCCTATAACAAAAAAGCCCCTGAAGACCAGGGGCTTTCTTGCACCGATGACCTGGTAGCGGGGGCAGGATTCGAACCTGCGACCTTCGGGTTATGAGCCCGACGAGCTGCCAGACTGCTCCACCCCGCAATCGAGCAAACAATGATATCCGAAGACGAAATTCAACGCAAGCCCGATTCACCCGAAACGGACAAGACCGCGCCGCGGAATCGTCCGATCCCGCTTGCGCTCACTCGTCCCGGACGCTTCCGGCCAGGGTGTCGCCGAGCAGGCGATTCACGCGCCGCACGAAGCCGGCGGGGTCGGCGAGATCGCCGCCTTCGACCAGCAGGGCCTGTTCCAGCAGGAGGGCCGACAGCTCTCCGATCCGTTCGTCTCCCTCCGCGAGCCCGGCGACCGCGCGCACCAGCGGATGGTTCGGGTTGACTTCGAGCCGGGGCGTACGTTCCGGCACCGGCTGGCCGGCCTGTTCGAGCATCCTACGCATCCGCGGATCCAGGCCGCCCGGGTCGACCACGCAGCTGGCCGAGTCGGTCAACCGGCGGCTGACCCGGACGTCGGCGACGCGCTCGCCCAGGGACGCGCGGATCCGGCCCACGGCGCCACCCGCGGCTTCGTCCGACGCATCGCTCGCCGCGTCGCCTTCTTCGCCGTCGGTCGACGGCGGGCCGTCAGCGGCCGAACGCAGGGGCTTGCCGTCGAATTCGAACAGGTGGTTGACCACCCAGGCATCGATCGGGTCGGTCAGCAGCAGGACCTCGGTGCCCTTCGCCCGGAACGCCTCGAGATGCGGGCTGTCGAGCGCCTGGCGCACGGAATCGGCGGTCAGGTACCAGATCGTATCGGCCGATTCACCGGCCCGCTCGAGGTAGTCGGCCAGACCGACCGAATGCGGCGTCTGCGACGCGGTGCTGGAAAAGCGCACCAGGCGGGCAATCCGCTCGCGCTGTTCCGGGTCCTCGATCAGGCCTTCCTTGAGGATCGCGCCGAAGTCGCGCTGGAACGATTCCCAGGGCTCGCCGCCGGACTCTGCAAGTCGTTCGATCATGTCCAGCGCACGCTTGACGACCGTCGCTCGGATCTTCTTCAGCAGCGGACTGTCCTGAAGGATTTCGCGCGACACGTTCAGCGGCAGGTCGGCCGAATCGACGACACCGCGCAGGAATCTCAGGTAACGCGGAACCAGATGCTCGGCGGCAT harbors:
- the nusA gene encoding transcription termination factor NusA — translated: MKKGKEILQVAEAVSNEKGLSQDIIFDAIEAALASAARRRHPDDIDTRVAIDRETGDYEAFRRWEVISDDEEEAELESEDRQIRLTEAKKLDDGLEVGDFIEEPMEAPEFGRIAAQAAKQVIVQKVRQAERAQVVEAYEGRVGELVSGVVKRLERGGIYLDLGDNAEAFVPSRHTIPGENVRINDRLRGYLYEVRAEQRGPQLFVSRTMPELLIELFKIEVPEIGQNLLELKGAARDPGRRAKIAVHALDSRTDPIGACVGMRGSRVQAVSNELGGERIDIILWDENAAQFVINAMAPAEVASIVVDEDAKSMDVAVEEDNLSQAIGRGGQNVRLASELSGWELNVMTIEDAEAKSEEESRSVLQMFVDKLDVDEELAGILVQEGFSNVEEVAYVPESELMAIEEFDEDIVAELRRRARDALLTQMIASEEQLEENRPAEDLLALKGMTETIAFRLAEQGIRTRDDLAECAVDELEDVKDLDAETAAELIMEARAHWFAEEG
- the rimP gene encoding ribosome maturation factor RimP, with the protein product MAVQDELKALLKPAIESLGFEFVGLEYLSNPKNRLIRIYIDREPDGVTVDHCAEVSREVSALLDVEDPVSGQYSLEVSSPGVERPLFEPEQFAAFAGEQAVLQLFAPIGGRRKLVGTLKGADADRVEIDVDGQIHEVPLDAIRRANLKPDWDALMAGERTPGAAD